A stretch of DNA from Tachysurus vachellii isolate PV-2020 chromosome 4, HZAU_Pvac_v1, whole genome shotgun sequence:
CTCAAACTGTTTCAGCAGAAAGAAGCAGGAAGCCATACACTGTCGACCCGGGATAgtgtctaacacacacaaacacaaactcacaccaTTTCAACAGTATGTTATAGTAAAGtatgttattaatataatataatcacacATGTTTAACTCTAAAGGATAAACTGCTGCAACTGTTACCGCATTCACTCGCTGAACCTCCGACCAGCTGGAAAAACTGCTGCGCAATCTTTAAATGATCCCTCTgggcagaacacacacacacacacatttatatatcaCAATAATGATTAATTATCACAATATTCTAAACCACACCAATGATCTGATCACACAATTCagtctactgtgtgtgtgttttcgctGCTCCTTTGAATATTAAATGCTGAATAAAGTTTAAATGTGAAACTCACAGATCCAATTTCCTGTCCGAGCGCTGCATTCACCACACCTTTAAGGATGTactcctgcaacacacacacacacacacatcatgatgCCACTACAGATTTCTGTTATAAATCAGCTACAGAATATGATGAAGCAGAGCAGGTTGTGTAACTCAGAATACCTGAGGGGTCGTAGGCTCCAGGTCTTTAATCAGATTATACGCTTCCTGAACATCATCTAAAATAAAAGTGGGAAAAGGACTGGATGATAATcctcagtgtgtttgtatgtgtgtgtgtgtctgtgtgtatgtgtgtgtgtatgtgtgtgtatgtgtgtatatgtgtgtgtatgtgtgtgtatgtgtgtatatgtgtgtgtatgtgtgtgtgtgtgtgtatgtttgtgtatatgtgtgtgtgtgtatgtgtgtgtatatgtgtgtgtgtatgtgtgtatatgtgtgtatgtatgtgtgtgtgtgtgtgtgtgtgtgtgtgtgtgtgtgtgtgtgtatatgcgtacatgtgtgtgtatatatgcgtgtgtgtgtgtatgtgtgtgtgtgtatatgtgtgtgtgtatgtgtgtatatgtgtgtatatgtgtgtgtgtgtgtatgtgtgtgtgtgtgtatgtgtgtatgtgtgtgtatgtgtgtatatgtgtgtatatgtgtgtgtgtgtatatgtgtgtgtatgtgtgtgtatgtatatgtgtgtatatgtgtgtgtgtgtgtgtatatgtgtgtatatgtctgtgtgtgtgtgtgtgtgtgtgtgtgtgtgtgtatgtgtgtgtgtgtatgtgtttgtgtgtgtgtgtgtgtgtgtgtgtgtgtatatgtgtgtgtatgtgtgtgtatgtatatgtgtgtatatgtgtgtgtgtgtgtgtatatgtgtgtatatgtctgtgtgtgtgtgtgtgtgtgtgtgtgtgtttgtgtgtgtgtgtatgtgtgtatgtgtgtgtatgtgtgtatatgtgtgtatatgtgtgtgtgtgtatatgtgtgtatatgtgtgtgtgtgtgtgtgtgtgtgtgtgtgtgtgtgtgtatatgcgtacatgtgtgtgtatatatgcgtgtgtgtgtgtatgtgtgtgtgtgtatatgtgtgtgtgtatgtgtgtatatgtgtgtatatgtgtgtgtgtgtgtatgtgtgtgtgtgtgtatgtgtgtatgtgtgtgtatgtgtgtatatgtgtgtatatgtgtgtgtgtgtatatgtgtgtgtatgtgtgtgtatgtatatgtgtgtatatgtgtgtgtgtgtgtgtatatgtgtgtatatgtctgtgtgtgtgtgtgtgtgtgtgtgtgtgtgtgtatgtgtgtgtgtgtatgtgtttgtgtgtgtgtgtgtgtgtgtgtgtgtgtatatgtgtgtgtatgtgtgtatatgtgtgtatatgtgtgtgtgtgtatatgtgtgtgtatgtgtgtgtatgtatatgtgtgtatatgtgtgtgtgtgtgtgtatatgtgtgtatatgtctgtgtgtgtgtgtgtgtgtgtgtgtgtgtttgtgtgtgtgtatatgtgtgtgtgtgtgtatgtgtgtgtgtgtgtatgtgtgtatgtgtgtgtatgtgtgtatatgtgtgtatatgtgtgtgtgtgtgtgtatatgtgtgtatatgtctgtgtgtgtgtgtgtgtgtgtgtgtgtgtgtgtgtatgtgtgtgtgtgtatgtgtttgtgtgtgtttgtgtgtgtgtgtgtgtgtgtgtgtgtgtgtgtgtgtgtgtgtgtgtataccctgTCTGAGGTAGTAGATGACGAGGTTGAGTCGGGCCTCAGTGATGACATCGATGAGAGGAGGGAGAACCTGCAGAGCTCCTTCACCTCCACGGAACACCACTAGGTTGTGTCGGATCAGCTCTTTAGCAAACTCAAAGGAGCTTGAGGAGATGTCCATCAGGTTCTTCAGCTCAGCCTGCcgaggaaaaaacacaaacacacacacatgcaagaaaaaagaaactatgGACTTAAGTGCTACACAGAAGTTATTAGAGTACAATAGTGGTGTGTATGTACttcatttagaataaaataattgtgtgtgtgtgtgtgtggacctcaGCAGCTTTGCCATTGTACAGTCTGAAGTGATTGCAAGCTTTGAGGTTGAGGGCGATGGTGGAATCTGGAACACTCTGGAGATAAACGGCCAGAACCTCCTGAGAAACGTCGTAATAATCCAGTTTATAgtaacacagagctacatacacATTCAGAGCCAGGAACtccctgtaaacacacacacacacacacacacacagcagggcacatgtatgaggtgtgtgttttagctcCATTGCAGCAGAGCTCTTTTCATGTCTTATTGAACTGGATCAGAGCAGTaaatcaataacacacacacacacacacacacacacaggtgtaatGCTGAGTACCTGTTCTGCAGTAATATGCGTTTGTAGATGTCGATAGCCTCCTGGTAGTGTGATCTCATGTAGTGGATAGAGGCGAGGCTCAGCTGGTCTTCTGTTACATCCTCCAGGTTCTGGTGGAATCCCATTAACTTTTTCTCATCACCAAACTgagtcaaacaaacaaacttcaaCAGCCAGATAAactaaaacacatctgtatgttCAACATTACCAACACATCTGGGGTGAGAAGGTTCTGAGCTCAAATCTTGACAACAGCTGTTCAgccctttattattattagtagtattgttgttgttgttattattattattattattattaataacaataataataataataataataataataataataataataataataatatgatgatgatgattgttattattattattattataatactctACAGCTACAAGCTTGGACTGGTTTCTGTCTCAGCTGTAAAACagcaataaatgaaaataaaatcatactgctgagtaaaatatgaatattctGAAGCTTCTGTGGTacttataaatacacacaaacacacacacacacaaacacacacacaccttgtgtgCTAAGTGAAAAAGAAGTCGGTTCTGTAGCTGACTCTTCGCTCCtgtgaaaggaaaaaacaataaataaagttaattacTATTATATGAAGtaaagcacacacactaacattctCCGAGTGTAAGTGTAAAAGTCACAGCTCTGTTCTGTATGTACATGTTGTTCATATTAAAATGGTGAGGACTAaagcagtgtgagtgagagacagaaccTGTGAGTGCAGCGTCTTCTGCTTCTTTATACAAGCCGAGGAAAAACAGAGTACAGCCCAGAAACACCCAGACATCAGGGGGACAGTCAGGGCTCAGGGTCAGGGTTTTATACtcctgagtcacacacacacacacacacacacacacacacacaaacacacacacaaacatttacttaataaacatttt
This window harbors:
- the ift56 gene encoding intraflagellar transport protein 56, producing the protein MILSRVKPALCGENSLSSSEKKRKNKSKKIPRVEDFLNQRDYLGAITLLEFQRNGGTAEENTDLWIGYCAFHLGDHKRAMEEYKTLTLSPDCPPDVWVFLGCTLFFLGLYKEAEDAALTGAKSQLQNRLLFHLAHKFGDEKKLMGFHQNLEDVTEDQLSLASIHYMRSHYQEAIDIYKRILLQNREFLALNVYVALCYYKLDYYDVSQEVLAVYLQSVPDSTIALNLKACNHFRLYNGKAAEAELKNLMDISSSSFEFAKELIRHNLVVFRGGEGALQVLPPLIDVITEARLNLVIYYLRQDDVQEAYNLIKDLEPTTPQEYILKGVVNAALGQEIGSRDHLKIAQQFFQLVGGSASECDTIPGRQCMASCFFLLKQFEDVLIYLNSVKSYFYTDDTFNFNYAQAKAALGNYKEAEEMFLLIQSEKIRNDYVYLSWLARCYVMNQKARLAWELYLKMETSADSFSLLQVIANDCYKMGQFYYAAKAFDVLERLDPNPEYWEGKRGACVGIFQLILAGRQPRESLKEILPMLRSTGNPQVEYIIRIMKKWAKDNRVSL